CGAAATGAACGATTCGCTTTGGAATGACGCGCAGAAATTGGAAGGATTCATTGGTGCCGAGTCATTGAGAGGCGGAGATGGATTTGGCGTCACGGTCCTTTATTTCAAAGACAAGGAAACGATACACGAGTGGTCGAAATACCAGAAGCACCTGCGTGCCAAAGAATTGGGAAAGGAGAAATGGTATGAAGGCTACCGCGTTCGGATCGCCAAAGTAGAGCGGGAGTATGGCATGGGCGAATGAACTTGAGATCAGAAATAGCTATTAGACCTCCTAACTCCTAAGCACTACTTTAGCGCGCCTAAATATCCCAGAAGCATGACATTACTAAGCGCCTTCCGAATCCTAGCCATT
The window above is part of the Flavobacteriales bacterium genome. Proteins encoded here:
- a CDS encoding antibiotic biosynthesis monooxygenase, producing MFAKTPPTPYYTVIFSSQRTDVEEGYTEMNDSLWNDAQKLEGFIGAESLRGGDGFGVTVLYFKDKETIHEWSKYQKHLRAKELGKEKWYEGYRVRIAKVEREYGMGE